A single region of the Yersinia entomophaga genome encodes:
- a CDS encoding EscR/YscR/HrcR family type III secretion system export apparatus protein: MENDVSLVGLLAFATLLPFIIACGTCYIKFSIVFVMVRNALGLQQIPSNMTLNGIALLLSMFVMMPVVQEGYHSYRENNVDISSVESVTYFVENGFEGYHRYLEKYSDPELARFFSDAQLKRDGVKSGSAEDTERVSILSLLPAYALSEIKSAFKIGFYLYLPFVVVDLLISSILLALGMMMMSPVTISVPIKLVLFIVLDGWSLLSKGLITQYLDLAL; the protein is encoded by the coding sequence ATGGAAAATGATGTTTCCCTTGTTGGGCTATTAGCGTTTGCCACTTTACTACCTTTTATTATTGCCTGCGGCACCTGCTATATCAAATTCTCCATTGTCTTTGTTATGGTCAGAAACGCGCTGGGATTGCAGCAAATCCCTTCAAATATGACGCTTAACGGTATCGCGCTGTTGTTATCGATGTTTGTCATGATGCCTGTGGTGCAAGAGGGCTACCACAGTTATCGCGAGAATAATGTCGATATTAGCAGCGTAGAGTCGGTGACTTATTTCGTAGAGAATGGCTTCGAAGGTTACCATCGCTATTTAGAAAAATATTCAGATCCGGAGTTAGCGCGCTTCTTCTCTGATGCGCAGCTAAAAAGGGACGGTGTTAAAAGTGGTAGTGCAGAGGATACCGAAAGGGTTTCTATTTTATCCCTGTTACCAGCCTACGCTCTAAGTGAAATCAAAAGTGCCTTTAAAATTGGCTTTTATTTATATCTACCTTTCGTGGTAGTTGATTTGCTAATTTCCAGTATTTTGCTGGCTTTGGGAATGATGATGATGAGCCCGGTGACCATTTCTGTGCCGATAAAATTGGTGCTGTTTATTGTGCTGGACGGTTGGTCGCTATTGTCTAAAGGCCTAATCACGCAGTATCTGGATCTGGCTCTATAG
- a CDS encoding EscS/YscS/HrcS family type III secretion system export apparatus protein, with protein sequence MNELVFAGNKALYLILMLSAGPIAVATIVGLIVGLIQTVTQLQEQTLPFGIKLLSVALCLFLVSGWYGDVLLGFAQEVLTIALK encoded by the coding sequence ATGAATGAACTCGTCTTTGCCGGTAATAAAGCCTTATATCTGATTCTAATGCTTTCCGCTGGGCCAATTGCCGTGGCAACCATCGTCGGATTAATTGTAGGCCTGATCCAAACAGTCACGCAGCTACAAGAACAAACTTTACCCTTTGGTATTAAATTACTTAGCGTCGCGTTATGCCTTTTTTTAGTTTCAGGTTGGTATGGTGATGTATTGTTGGGCTTTGCTCAAGAAGTATTAACAATAGCGTTGAAATAA
- the sctT gene encoding type III secretion system export apparatus subunit SctT has protein sequence MQIGLFFNIHDWLYAMILASARLMPSFILLPFLNNNTLTGMIRMPVAMIVGVSLWPYPLQELPDFDTLFYFGLVAKEVIIGLLMACFFCWPLWVLHAVGSMIDNQRGATLSSSIDPLSGVDTSELANLFNLFAAVIILESGGLLLISQVFQASYQLWDPLSFTLPSLYPALTFLSIMMAKAFILASPVLVGFLLAEALLGLLSRFAPQMNAFSLALTIKSSIAFFILILYFTPIIPVEVINMRFHADSLFGWLK, from the coding sequence ATGCAAATCGGACTGTTTTTTAATATTCACGACTGGCTCTACGCAATGATATTGGCTTCGGCCAGGTTGATGCCTTCTTTTATCCTACTGCCGTTCCTTAATAATAATACTCTAACGGGTATGATCCGTATGCCGGTTGCCATGATTGTGGGGGTGTCATTGTGGCCTTATCCACTCCAGGAACTACCTGATTTTGATACGTTGTTTTATTTCGGACTGGTTGCAAAAGAAGTTATCATTGGACTATTAATGGCCTGTTTTTTTTGCTGGCCATTATGGGTATTACATGCCGTCGGTAGCATGATTGATAACCAGCGGGGTGCGACGCTAAGTAGTAGCATCGATCCATTAAGTGGTGTCGATACATCAGAACTTGCCAATTTATTTAATTTGTTTGCTGCCGTGATTATATTAGAAAGCGGCGGGCTTTTGCTCATCTCTCAGGTATTTCAAGCAAGTTATCAACTTTGGGACCCACTGTCTTTTACTTTGCCTTCCCTTTATCCAGCGCTAACTTTCCTGAGTATTATGATGGCGAAAGCATTTATTCTCGCCAGTCCGGTTTTGGTCGGCTTTCTATTGGCTGAAGCGCTGTTAGGTTTATTATCCCGTTTTGCCCCGCAAATGAACGCATTTTCGCTGGCGTTGACGATTAAAAGCAGCATAGCGTTCTTTATTCTTATTTTGTATTTCACCCCGATTATTCCAGTCGAGGTCATTAATATGCGCTTTCATGCGGATTCATTATTTGGCTGGTTGAAATAA
- a CDS encoding EscU/YscU/HrcU family type III secretion system export apparatus switch protein: protein MSSNKTEKPTQKKLKDAAKKGQSFKSKDLVISCLILIGAEYIINISSFLEMGKIVTEAIANGFSSTFHEYARMVAWTGLKLLLPFLLLCIFASVFPTLLQTGFLIATKALKINFAALNPASGVKKLFSLRSVKDVIKSCLYLVSFIVAANIFWEKNKELLYSQVNGAPQQIILVWGVLFHSLILICLSCLLMVIILDALAEFFLHIKDNKMDKQEVKREAKEQDGNPEMKSKRKEIHMEMLSEQVKSDIENSKVIVANPTHIAVGIYLNVDVIPIPFISVLETNQRAIAVRTYAKKVGIPVIEDVKLARQIFKTHRRYSFVSMEELDEVLRLLAWLEQVENAWSSEVPKE, encoded by the coding sequence ATGTCATCAAATAAAACAGAGAAACCCACGCAGAAAAAACTGAAGGATGCGGCTAAAAAGGGCCAATCTTTTAAAAGTAAGGACTTGGTTATCTCATGTCTTATCTTAATTGGTGCCGAGTACATTATTAATATATCGAGCTTTTTAGAAATGGGGAAAATCGTTACCGAAGCCATCGCAAATGGTTTTTCCAGTACCTTCCATGAGTATGCGCGAATGGTGGCATGGACGGGATTAAAGTTATTGCTTCCCTTTTTACTGCTATGCATATTTGCGTCCGTATTCCCGACGTTGTTACAAACGGGATTTCTCATCGCCACTAAAGCACTAAAGATTAATTTTGCAGCGCTTAATCCTGCGAGCGGTGTGAAAAAGCTATTTAGCTTACGGTCAGTTAAAGATGTGATCAAATCATGTTTGTATTTGGTTAGTTTTATCGTTGCCGCAAATATTTTTTGGGAAAAAAATAAAGAGCTCCTTTATTCGCAGGTTAACGGGGCGCCTCAGCAGATTATATTAGTTTGGGGGGTGCTGTTTCACTCGCTGATCCTGATATGTCTCTCTTGTCTGCTTATGGTCATTATTCTGGATGCATTAGCTGAGTTCTTCCTGCACATCAAAGACAACAAAATGGATAAGCAAGAGGTTAAACGGGAAGCCAAAGAGCAGGATGGCAATCCGGAAATGAAATCCAAACGTAAAGAAATACATATGGAAATGTTGTCGGAACAGGTGAAGTCTGACATTGAAAATTCCAAGGTGATCGTGGCTAACCCAACTCACATCGCCGTGGGAATTTATCTAAATGTAGATGTTATTCCAATCCCCTTCATTTCAGTGCTGGAAACCAATCAGCGAGCCATTGCCGTTCGTACTTATGCGAAAAAGGTCGGCATACCAGTAATCGAAGATGTGAAATTAGCCCGACAAATCTTCAAAACTCACCGACGCTATTCCTTTGTCAGTATGGAGGAATTAGATGAAGTACTCCGTTTACTGGCCTGGCTTGAACAGGTTGAAAATGCCTGGAGCAGCGAGGTCCCTAAAGAATAA
- the sicA gene encoding type III secretion system translocator chaperone SicA: protein MTQENTIISDDEIENMLWAALNQGAMLKDIHGVSDEMMEHIYAHAYQFYHKGHLDEAENFFSFLCMYDLNNTDYFIGLGAVNQLKKNYQKACDLYSLAYVMGKDNFSPVFFSGQCQLLMGNFVKAMQCFDLVCKRSDDENLIKKAKVYLQTIRQNRKETNEEAD, encoded by the coding sequence ATGACCCAGGAAAATACGATTATTAGCGATGATGAAATTGAAAACATGCTGTGGGCTGCTCTCAATCAGGGTGCCATGCTAAAAGACATTCACGGTGTATCTGATGAAATGATGGAGCATATATATGCTCATGCCTACCAGTTTTATCACAAGGGGCATTTAGACGAGGCTGAAAATTTCTTCAGTTTTCTCTGTATGTATGACTTAAATAATACCGATTACTTTATTGGATTAGGCGCAGTGAATCAGCTGAAGAAAAACTATCAGAAGGCATGCGATCTCTATTCTCTTGCTTATGTGATGGGGAAAGATAATTTCAGCCCGGTATTCTTCAGCGGTCAATGTCAATTATTAATGGGTAATTTTGTTAAGGCCATGCAGTGTTTTGATTTGGTGTGTAAGCGTAGTGACGATGAAAATTTAATTAAAAAAGCGAAAGTTTATTTACAAACTATTCGACAAAACAGGAAAGAAACGAACGAAGAGGCAGATTAA
- the sctE gene encoding type III secretion system translocon subunit SctE: MATTSVNNTPIQLAGYLLNDASNENMAALKQKTRMLPQQGGSIMAAANQKLQAAQESARNIISAGIDPTLSGDVEVELNNALLQEAPVLRKANSNLTKDGALLLLLTQMLNLSSEMALSKLSSNLSILMSTLDARKKEGEKANAEIDKAMGETEQALSEFENAVSQLGSANKNQSQKKELLDQAKSDLDKLKREGVEKDDPRYIAAEKKVAGAQSDLNTAEAATSKAQAVADQKQQAAMSLQTKLEGLIKAADVKYSAALPGNAAIAGQIDQQKEKQLSSMATMTMLMGKFIEIVGENSINKLKNDLAMTQKLQEARQKDMTKKAAEYDEQLRKAEETRKMTGCIADILGGLAIAIGAITSVFGGAGVALMAIGIGLMVADPIMEAATGQSLTGMILNPFMEHIFMPLMSLISKVVEEIFDKTPIGLLLKAIDKATGANMMDTIHSVVSAAVTVAVIIAVAYFAKSAAKFVIEKMGKAMTNMIMETIKKTIEQALKKLVPKVVKSAGKQVNQVFKQASKSLSKSLSKDPVALKKQLNNMEMLRSVTTVGSGVTQTTGNIVAGNLQADAMEALAAFKLGSADMEILKKFSEQILAYFKQEQTLMQELMKNMSSVLLKQQDTGRTILRNMHV; this comes from the coding sequence ATGGCTACGACGAGTGTTAATAATACCCCTATCCAGCTTGCTGGCTATTTGTTAAATGACGCCAGCAATGAAAATATGGCGGCATTAAAGCAAAAAACTCGAATGCTGCCGCAGCAGGGTGGTTCAATTATGGCGGCGGCCAATCAAAAATTGCAGGCAGCGCAAGAATCTGCACGCAATATCATTTCCGCCGGCATTGACCCAACGCTCAGTGGTGATGTTGAAGTTGAGCTGAATAATGCGCTTTTACAGGAAGCTCCAGTCCTGAGAAAAGCGAACAGTAATCTGACTAAAGACGGAGCTCTGTTGCTGTTATTAACTCAAATGCTGAATTTAAGCAGTGAAATGGCATTGAGTAAACTCTCGTCTAACCTTTCCATATTAATGTCTACCCTGGACGCGCGTAAGAAAGAGGGAGAAAAGGCAAATGCCGAGATTGATAAAGCAATGGGCGAGACCGAGCAGGCTTTATCTGAGTTTGAAAATGCGGTAAGCCAATTAGGCTCGGCTAATAAAAATCAATCGCAGAAAAAAGAGCTTCTCGATCAGGCCAAATCAGATCTGGACAAGCTAAAGAGAGAAGGCGTAGAAAAAGACGATCCTCGTTATATTGCCGCGGAAAAGAAAGTCGCTGGCGCGCAGTCCGATCTCAATACGGCAGAGGCGGCAACCAGTAAAGCTCAGGCCGTGGCGGATCAAAAGCAACAAGCGGCCATGAGTCTGCAAACGAAACTTGAAGGGTTAATAAAGGCGGCGGACGTTAAATACAGCGCCGCTTTACCTGGCAACGCAGCTATCGCTGGGCAAATCGATCAGCAGAAAGAAAAACAGCTCAGCAGCATGGCCACCATGACCATGCTGATGGGGAAATTTATTGAAATCGTAGGTGAGAACTCGATCAATAAATTAAAGAATGATTTAGCCATGACGCAAAAACTCCAGGAAGCGCGTCAAAAGGATATGACCAAAAAAGCCGCTGAATACGATGAGCAACTGCGTAAGGCGGAAGAAACGCGCAAGATGACCGGCTGCATTGCTGATATTCTGGGCGGACTAGCCATTGCCATTGGTGCTATTACATCGGTATTTGGCGGCGCCGGAGTAGCATTAATGGCAATAGGTATAGGTTTAATGGTTGCCGACCCTATTATGGAGGCGGCGACGGGACAATCTTTGACTGGCATGATTTTAAATCCATTTATGGAACATATCTTTATGCCATTAATGTCATTAATTTCTAAAGTAGTGGAAGAGATATTTGATAAAACTCCGATTGGTTTATTGCTTAAAGCAATAGATAAAGCCACCGGGGCAAATATGATGGATACCATTCATAGCGTAGTTTCTGCCGCAGTGACCGTTGCGGTTATTATTGCCGTAGCTTATTTTGCTAAGTCAGCGGCTAAGTTTGTCATCGAAAAAATGGGTAAGGCGATGACAAATATGATTATGGAAACGATTAAGAAAACCATCGAGCAAGCGCTGAAAAAACTGGTGCCGAAAGTAGTTAAAAGTGCCGGTAAGCAAGTGAATCAGGTTTTCAAACAAGCGAGCAAAAGCCTGTCCAAGTCACTATCAAAAGATCCGGTAGCATTGAAAAAGCAATTGAATAATATGGAGATGTTACGTAGCGTAACCACCGTTGGCTCTGGCGTGACTCAAACCACCGGCAATATAGTGGCAGGGAATTTACAGGCTGATGCTATGGAGGCGTTAGCGGCATTTAAACTCGGTAGCGCAGATATGGAAATACTGAAAAAATTCTCAGAGCAGATTCTTGCGTATTTTAAACAAGAGCAAACGCTAATGCAGGAGTTGATGAAGAATATGTCCTCGGTACTCCTTAAACAACAAGACACAGGACGTACTATTCTTCGCAATATGCACGTTTAA